The following proteins are co-located in the Halarcobacter sp. genome:
- a CDS encoding DnaJ domain-containing protein, whose amino-acid sequence MGRELSYFISSLIKWAIFFGILYLIFTNFGTFLIILFVLVSIAYYLVYQFKKKLRQNSNSFKFTFNGQDFSRANTGFNSSDFDFEQFQEQFRRGNFNAQPQFGEVEKAKEFFGFTSTPTKEEIKKKYKELARKYHPDINDQDDTMMQQLNHYKDVLMKTYGN is encoded by the coding sequence ATGGGAAGAGAATTATCGTACTTTATTTCTAGTTTAATTAAATGGGCAATATTTTTTGGAATATTATATTTAATATTCACAAACTTTGGTACATTTTTAATTATTCTTTTTGTATTGGTATCAATAGCTTATTATTTAGTTTATCAATTTAAAAAGAAACTTAGACAAAATAGTAATAGTTTTAAGTTTACTTTTAATGGGCAAGATTTTTCAAGAGCTAATACTGGTTTTAACTCAAGTGATTTTGATTTTGAACAATTTCAAGAACAATTTAGAAGAGGTAATTTTAATGCACAACCACAATTTGGTGAAGTAGAAAAAGCTAAAGAGTTTTTTGGTTTTACATCAACACCAACAAAAGAAGAGATAAAGAAAAAATATAAAGAATTAGCAAGAAAGTATCATCCTGATATAAATGATCAAGATGATACTATGATGCAACAACTGAATCATTATAAAGATGTTTTAATGAAAACATATGGAAACTAA
- a CDS encoding L-lactate permease has protein sequence MELSTQAFFAALPILVAAILLVGFRLPAKKAMPIVYIVTTVVAIYVWDVTFNRVLASTLQGLLITVAVLWIIFGAILLLNTLKHSGAIKVIREGFNNISPDRRVQVIIIAWLFGSFIEGASGFGTPAAIAAPLMVAIGFPAMAAVMVGMMIQSTPVSFGAVGTPILIGVNKGLDSVSISKTLESVGSNWDAYLQIITSEVAIVHAITGTLIPLFMTIMMTRFFGKNKSWTEGLSIIPFAIFGGLCFTIPYALTGVFLGAEFPSLIGALIGLPIVTMAAKKGFLIPKDTWDFAPKEEWPGHWVSKLEVKLDSLTVKTDMSLTRAWAPYVLVALILVLTRVSDEAKAFVKAWVIPFKDLLGEGLGYSITPLYLPGGILVFVVLITYFLHKMEFKEMKEAFSESSKVMLGAGFVLVFTIPLVRVLINSGVNESGFDSMPVAMANFVANAVGDIYPLFAPMIGALGAFIAGSNTVSNMMLSQFQFGVADALSVSTALMIALQAVGAAAGNMIAIHNVVAASATVGLLDQEGETLRRTVIPTLYYCLIAGILGLIGMYILGITDPLVG, from the coding sequence ATGGAATTAAGTACGCAAGCTTTTTTTGCTGCATTACCTATCTTGGTAGCAGCTATACTTCTAGTAGGTTTTAGATTGCCTGCTAAAAAAGCAATGCCAATTGTTTATATTGTTACAACTGTTGTAGCAATTTATGTATGGGATGTAACATTTAACAGAGTGTTAGCATCAACACTGCAAGGTTTACTTATAACAGTTGCTGTTTTATGGATTATATTTGGTGCAATTTTGTTATTGAATACACTTAAGCATTCTGGAGCAATAAAAGTTATTAGAGAAGGTTTTAATAATATCAGTCCAGATAGAAGAGTTCAAGTTATTATTATTGCATGGTTATTTGGTTCATTTATTGAAGGTGCATCGGGATTTGGAACACCAGCAGCAATTGCTGCACCACTTATGGTTGCAATTGGTTTCCCTGCCATGGCTGCTGTTATGGTTGGTATGATGATTCAATCAACACCAGTATCTTTTGGTGCAGTTGGTACACCTATTTTAATAGGTGTAAATAAAGGATTAGATTCAGTAAGTATTTCTAAAACTTTAGAAAGTGTTGGTTCAAACTGGGATGCATATTTACAAATTATTACTAGTGAAGTGGCAATTGTACATGCAATTACAGGTACACTTATCCCTTTATTTATGACTATTATGATGACTAGATTTTTTGGTAAAAATAAATCTTGGACTGAAGGTTTATCAATTATCCCTTTTGCAATTTTCGGTGGTCTTTGTTTTACAATCCCTTATGCTTTAACAGGAGTTTTCTTAGGTGCAGAGTTCCCATCTCTTATTGGGGCATTAATTGGTTTACCAATAGTTACAATGGCAGCAAAAAAAGGTTTCTTAATTCCAAAAGATACTTGGGATTTTGCTCCAAAAGAGGAGTGGCCAGGTCATTGGGTTTCTAAATTAGAAGTAAAATTAGATTCTTTAACTGTTAAAACAGATATGTCTTTAACTAGAGCATGGGCTCCTTATGTATTAGTTGCTTTAATCCTAGTTTTAACAAGAGTCTCAGATGAGGCAAAAGCATTTGTAAAAGCTTGGGTTATACCTTTTAAAGATTTATTAGGTGAAGGTTTAGGTTATTCAATTACTCCTTTATATTTACCAGGTGGTATTTTAGTATTTGTTGTTTTAATAACTTATTTTTTACATAAAATGGAATTTAAAGAGATGAAAGAGGCTTTTAGTGAGTCTTCAAAAGTTATGTTAGGTGCAGGTTTTGTTCTTGTATTTACTATTCCATTAGTTAGGGTGTTAATTAACTCAGGTGTAAATGAATCTGGTTTTGATTCAATGCCAGTTGCAATGGCTAATTTTGTAGCAAATGCAGTTGGTGATATTTATCCGTTATTCGCACCGATGATTGGTGCATTGGGTGCATTTATTGCAGGAAGTAATACTGTATCAAATATGATGTTATCACAGTTTCAATTTGGCGTTGCAGATGCACTTTCTGTATCGACTGCATTAATGATTGCTCTTCAAGCAGTTGGAGCGGCAGCAGGAAATATGATTGCTATTCATAATGTTGTTGCAGCAAGTGCTACAGTTGGTTTATTAGACCAAGAGGGTGAAACACTAAGAAGAACAGTAATACCTACACTTTATTATTGTTTAATAGCTGGTATTTTAGGACTTATAGGAATGTATATTTTAGGAATAACAGATCCATTAGTTGGATAA
- a CDS encoding amidoligase family protein: protein MNYEQKNIIEEKYLSKLFYTKDNKNRHVGVEIEYSNLDLKKSAQLAQEIFKGEIVEKTKYEISLKDTDYGDFKFELDAQLLQKMQDDNLFEKLGNIIGKISNDLDNFVDKTSKNFVPFEIAMPPIPISDFGKVDKLVQKLRLNGALGTTYSFQYAFGVHLNIEPPSQDIDDVLRLFKSFLILQKWIEVQSEVDIARKISPFINNFSKEYISLVIDIEYWPTKEQFIKDYIDYNPTRNRVLDMLPIIAFWDEDIINKYLPKEKINKRPTFHYRLPNSKVDQFRWFISQELQLWVIVELLASNDEVFNQMSKSFLKQLDNAIFNKNEWIEKCHQCIINHLL, encoded by the coding sequence ATGAATTATGAACAAAAAAATATAATTGAAGAAAAATACTTATCAAAACTTTTTTATACAAAAGATAATAAAAATCGTCATGTTGGAGTTGAAATTGAATACTCAAATCTTGATTTGAAAAAAAGTGCACAATTAGCTCAAGAGATTTTTAAAGGTGAGATTGTTGAAAAAACAAAATATGAGATATCTTTAAAAGATACAGATTATGGTGATTTTAAATTTGAACTTGATGCACAACTTCTTCAAAAGATGCAAGATGACAATCTTTTTGAAAAACTAGGAAATATTATTGGAAAAATCTCGAATGATTTAGATAATTTTGTTGATAAAACTTCAAAAAACTTTGTTCCCTTTGAGATTGCAATGCCTCCAATTCCTATATCTGATTTTGGAAAAGTTGATAAGTTAGTTCAAAAACTTAGATTAAATGGTGCATTAGGTACAACATACTCTTTTCAATATGCTTTTGGTGTTCATTTAAACATTGAACCACCAAGTCAAGATATTGATGATGTATTGAGACTTTTCAAATCTTTTTTAATTCTTCAAAAATGGATTGAAGTTCAAAGTGAAGTTGATATTGCTAGAAAAATTTCTCCTTTTATAAATAATTTTTCAAAAGAATATATCTCATTAGTTATAGATATTGAGTATTGGCCAACAAAAGAGCAATTTATAAAAGATTATATTGATTATAATCCAACAAGAAATAGAGTTTTAGATATGTTACCCATTATTGCTTTTTGGGATGAAGATATTATAAATAAATATTTACCAAAAGAGAAAATAAATAAAAGACCAACATTTCACTATAGATTACCAAATAGTAAAGTAGATCAATTTAGATGGTTTATCTCTCAAGAACTTCAATTGTGGGTTATTGTTGAACTATTAGCATCAAATGATGAGGTATTTAATCAAATGAGTAAATCTTTTCTAAAACAGCTTGATAATGCAATATTTAATAAAAATGAATGGATAGAAAAATGTCATCAATGTATAATAAACCACTTGTTGTAA
- a CDS encoding gamma-glutamyl-gamma-aminobutyrate hydrolase family protein → MSSMYNKPLVVITGPKKGFISRFFIKFALFLSGARSKVVTPNNPEYDIQMDALLISGGDDLYNAFIENETCQLDDIINYERDVLEYRLLHRAIEENKPVFGICRGYQLINVFFGGDLYKDIRKDGYKYKYTPFAWKDIFLKKGRLLNLLTKQKEIRINTLHHQAVKTVPKKFKVEAIDKDNIIQSISYKTKDNLIFGVQWHPEYLFFMKNHLKLFKMLVANTKE, encoded by the coding sequence ATGTCATCAATGTATAATAAACCACTTGTTGTAATAACTGGACCTAAAAAAGGTTTTATATCTAGATTTTTTATAAAATTTGCACTTTTTTTAAGTGGAGCAAGAAGTAAAGTTGTTACTCCAAATAACCCAGAATATGATATACAAATGGATGCCTTGTTAATAAGTGGTGGGGATGATTTATATAATGCATTTATTGAAAATGAAACTTGCCAATTAGATGATATTATAAATTACGAAAGAGATGTTTTAGAGTATCGTTTGCTTCATAGGGCAATAGAGGAAAACAAACCTGTGTTTGGGATATGTAGAGGGTATCAGCTTATAAATGTTTTTTTTGGTGGAGATTTATATAAAGATATAAGAAAAGATGGATATAAATATAAATATACTCCTTTTGCATGGAAAGATATTTTCTTAAAAAAAGGAAGGCTTTTAAATCTTTTAACTAAACAAAAAGAGATAAGAATAAATACTCTCCATCATCAAGCTGTTAAAACTGTTCCTAAAAAATTTAAAGTTGAAGCAATAGATAAAGATAATATAATCCAATCTATCTCATATAAAACTAAAGATAATCTAATCTTTGGAGTACAATGGCATCCTGAGTATCTTTTTTTTATGAAAAATCATTTAAAACTTTTTAAGATGTTAGTAGCAAATACAAAAGAATGA
- a CDS encoding fatty acid cis/trans isomerase: MNKLLLILLMSTTVFANANLSFQKDIKPILDKRCVVCHSCYNSPCQLKLSSFEGLIRGATKEEIYENRIKPANPSRLFIDASNKKEWEELGFYSVLKNYKNTNIMKELLVQKQQKPENIGSYSPEKDDLTCSKDLKELDKYLSDNPYHGMPYGFPALNKKEHELLISWLESDIKNDKKEDEKLSNSLVSFEKFLNKTDIKYKVTARYIYEHLFLSHIKFDDSKHFYKLIRTYDKQGNIPVKTRVPYNNPKQKIYYKFQKITSTIVHKTHMVYHLDANKLKRYKELFIKPRWNESPYLPSFNPKIAANPLEAFKQIPAVSRYKFMLDNVHYFIMTFIRGPVCKGQVALNVINDQFWVAFKNPEFDYTIQDKKFLEQNFANLALPNEYGGDSKISNIIDIYKYNEDTINYYENKNSLYKRYNNNVSLNSLWKGNNYGKKDNDAILTIYRHFDSASVHKGALGNLPRTMWVIDYPLLERLYYSLVAGFDVYGNTQHKLLVRKYMDRLRIEGESNFLEYLPKDKRQTIFNSWYKGTLTKYLVTYTPSNNNSKIDLNYKQLVENILDYTKTPKDNINYIQNPNLKRSKKYKTKEDIENELRSIAFNNKMNKFKEFSSNNYNLIYMKFQLNNEDLVYTMVINRWHDSVAFMFNEEERLDVTKDRVNFIEGFIGSYPNYFIVVDQKDIKEFFDLLEKNIDEKRLSKFFVNRNNKNFWEVYDWFQNRFNESNPIESGLFDLNRYYQKGLEESHSFVFATNILKSFK; this comes from the coding sequence ATGAACAAACTCCTACTTATCTTACTAATGTCAACTACTGTTTTTGCAAATGCAAATTTATCTTTTCAAAAAGATATAAAGCCTATACTTGATAAACGTTGTGTTGTATGTCACTCTTGTTATAACTCACCTTGTCAATTAAAACTTAGCTCCTTTGAAGGACTTATAAGAGGAGCCACAAAAGAAGAGATTTATGAAAATAGAATCAAACCAGCGAACCCGTCAAGACTCTTTATAGATGCTTCAAATAAAAAAGAGTGGGAAGAGTTAGGTTTTTATTCTGTTTTAAAAAACTATAAAAATACAAATATAATGAAAGAGCTCTTAGTTCAAAAACAACAAAAACCTGAAAACATAGGAAGTTATTCTCCTGAAAAAGATGATTTAACTTGTAGTAAAGATTTAAAAGAACTTGATAAATATTTGAGCGATAATCCATATCATGGTATGCCTTATGGGTTCCCAGCTCTAAATAAAAAAGAGCATGAACTTCTAATCTCTTGGCTTGAATCTGATATAAAAAATGATAAAAAAGAGGATGAAAAACTATCTAATAGTTTAGTAAGCTTTGAAAAATTTTTAAATAAAACTGATATAAAATATAAAGTTACAGCAAGATATATTTATGAACATCTATTCCTTTCTCATATCAAGTTTGACGATAGTAAACATTTTTATAAACTTATTAGAACTTATGATAAGCAAGGCAATATTCCAGTTAAGACAAGAGTTCCATATAATAACCCTAAACAAAAAATTTATTATAAATTTCAAAAAATCACTTCAACTATAGTACATAAAACACATATGGTTTATCATTTAGATGCAAATAAACTAAAAAGATACAAAGAGTTATTTATAAAACCAAGATGGAATGAATCTCCTTATTTACCTAGTTTTAATCCAAAAATTGCAGCTAATCCTTTAGAGGCTTTTAAACAGATACCTGCTGTTTCAAGATATAAGTTTATGTTAGATAATGTTCACTATTTTATAATGACATTTATTAGAGGTCCAGTATGTAAAGGACAAGTTGCACTAAATGTAATCAATGATCAATTTTGGGTAGCTTTTAAAAATCCAGAATTTGACTACACAATACAAGACAAAAAATTTTTGGAACAAAATTTTGCTAATCTTGCCTTACCAAATGAATATGGTGGAGATAGTAAAATTTCAAATATTATTGATATCTACAAATATAATGAAGATACAATTAACTACTATGAAAATAAAAACTCTTTATATAAAAGATATAACAATAATGTAAGTTTGAATTCTTTATGGAAAGGGAATAATTACGGTAAAAAAGATAATGATGCTATTTTAACTATTTACCGACATTTTGATTCAGCTTCTGTTCATAAAGGTGCTTTGGGAAATCTTCCTAGGACTATGTGGGTTATTGATTACCCTTTACTTGAAAGATTATATTATTCTTTAGTAGCAGGATTTGATGTATATGGGAATACTCAGCATAAACTATTAGTTAGAAAATATATGGATAGACTTAGAATTGAAGGTGAAAGTAATTTTTTAGAATATCTACCTAAAGATAAAAGACAAACAATATTTAATAGCTGGTATAAAGGAACTTTAACAAAATATTTAGTTACCTATACTCCCTCAAATAACAATTCAAAAATCGATTTAAACTATAAACAATTAGTAGAAAATATTTTAGACTATACTAAAACTCCAAAAGATAATATAAATTATATCCAAAATCCAAATTTAAAAAGGTCAAAAAAATATAAAACAAAAGAGGATATAGAAAATGAATTAAGAAGTATTGCTTTTAACAATAAGATGAATAAGTTTAAAGAGTTTTCTAGCAATAATTACAATCTTATTTATATGAAATTTCAACTAAATAATGAAGATTTAGTGTATACAATGGTGATAAATAGATGGCACGATAGTGTTGCATTTATGTTTAATGAAGAGGAAAGATTAGATGTCACTAAAGATAGAGTAAATTTTATTGAAGGTTTTATTGGTTCTTATCCAAACTATTTTATAGTAGTAGATCAAAAAGATATAAAGGAGTTTTTTGATTTATTAGAAAAGAACATAGATGAAAAAAGATTATCTAAATTTTTTGTTAATAGAAACAACAAAAACTTTTGGGAAGTATATGATTGGTTTCAAAATAGATTTAATGAATCAAACCCAATTGAAAGTGGTTTATTTGATTTAAATAGATATTATCAAAAAGGTTTAGAGGAGAGTCATTCTTTTGTATTTGCTACTAACATCTTAAAAAGTTTTAAATGA
- a CDS encoding dihydrolipoyl dehydrogenase: MKKFDLIIIGGGRASSLASKVAKLGKKVALIEKSALGGTCANKGCVPSKLLIGYAEVIRAIQESKKHYIDSQINKIDIEKIFKDNNKFIESVDNNYLSRLHEEVTLFRGEASFSSNKTISINNEEISADKIVIATGTRPKKPPFEKAWTSDDIFPLENIPKSISIVGSGFIACELANVFDALGVETKLIVRGDTLLSNEDEEISKTFIEEFSKNIDIEFNTTVKDAKYENNRFDIELEKKNSEIKNYKSEALLYAIGRQSNADLLKIENTNIKLDEKDYIKRDKYFETDEKDIFVVGDAAGKYMLQHAAAYEINHLYKYLYENEKEALKFKYMPHAVFTYPEIASVGITEKKAKDENLDYVVSKTSWQASAKAQSKKIKYPFTKFIVDKNTYEILGCHMIGPESATMIHQVLTVMHINNDIRHLKDMLYIHPALSEALLPAAINTIKLIESK; the protein is encoded by the coding sequence ATGAAGAAATTTGATTTAATAATTATAGGAGGAGGGAGAGCCTCTTCATTAGCTTCAAAAGTTGCTAAACTTGGGAAAAAAGTTGCTTTAATAGAGAAATCAGCTTTAGGAGGCACATGTGCAAACAAAGGTTGTGTACCTTCTAAATTATTAATTGGTTATGCTGAAGTTATAAGAGCAATTCAAGAATCTAAAAAACACTATATTGACTCACAAATAAATAAAATAGATATTGAAAAAATTTTTAAAGATAATAATAAATTTATTGAAAGTGTAGATAATAACTATCTATCTAGACTTCATGAAGAAGTTACACTTTTTAGAGGTGAAGCTAGTTTTAGCTCAAATAAAACAATCTCTATAAACAATGAAGAGATTAGTGCAGATAAAATTGTAATAGCAACAGGAACAAGACCTAAAAAGCCCCCTTTTGAAAAAGCTTGGACTAGTGATGATATTTTTCCATTAGAAAATATACCAAAATCAATTAGCATAGTTGGTTCTGGTTTTATTGCTTGTGAATTAGCTAATGTATTTGATGCATTAGGAGTTGAAACAAAACTTATAGTAAGAGGAGATACTCTTTTATCAAATGAAGATGAAGAGATTTCTAAAACTTTTATTGAAGAGTTTTCTAAGAATATTGACATTGAATTTAATACTACAGTTAAAGATGCTAAATATGAAAATAATCGATTTGATATAGAATTAGAGAAAAAAAATAGTGAAATAAAAAACTATAAAAGTGAAGCTTTACTTTATGCTATAGGTAGACAATCAAATGCAGATTTATTAAAAATCGAAAATACAAATATTAAATTAGATGAAAAAGACTATATAAAAAGAGATAAGTATTTTGAAACGGATGAGAAAGATATATTTGTTGTAGGAGATGCAGCAGGTAAATATATGCTTCAACATGCAGCTGCATATGAGATAAATCATTTATATAAATATCTATATGAAAACGAAAAAGAGGCTTTAAAGTTTAAATATATGCCCCATGCAGTTTTTACCTATCCAGAAATTGCCAGCGTTGGAATAACTGAAAAAAAAGCAAAAGATGAAAATCTTGATTATGTAGTTTCAAAAACTTCTTGGCAAGCAAGTGCAAAAGCACAATCGAAAAAAATCAAATATCCATTTACTAAATTTATTGTAGATAAAAACACTTATGAGATCCTTGGTTGTCATATGATTGGACCTGAAAGTGCAACAATGATTCATCAAGTTTTAACTGTGATGCACATAAACAATGATATTAGACATTTAAAAGATATGTTATATATCCACCCTGCCCTAAGCGAAGCTTTATTACCAGCTGCTATAAATACAATAAAATTAATCGAAAGCAAATAA
- a CDS encoding ATP-binding protein — MKKNLIIKFSILYFLITTLLITLYVLQYEKNIINYLDKKTNQHLLQFKAIYDEYKVLSNLIFDTDINTDQTINIFKKAYKSDELEKNKIREKLLNHLALKYEKLKIYNLKQLHFHLPNNESFLRMHRPKKYGDNLTDIRSTVKYVNEYKKYIDGFEEGRIFNGFRFVYPLFTKENEHIGSVEISFSVLAMVETMYRTYDLNLSFLIRKDIVEKKLFKDELHNYIDSPNKDFYFEKSIYNKYPPISTSTNSKDYTDILTKGKPFSVLENDLNIVKTMIPIKNPISKEVVAVLCICEPDKFMLNDRNELVSKIIVSYLLLALVFFLFYKQALGKDKLMKLNKELDKKVSLEVRRGRKQDIHIFNQSKMASIGRMITNISHQWRQPLSIITTCASGLKIEKEMNMLDNKHFESFTNSILKQAEYLSKTLDSFREYIEVDDKKKEPIEVKNNMDKILEFLNPTFRDNNIEVLKKYDEDDIYIFAVKSELIEIFNAILTNSKDAFEKNQNISSKTIDITIRKKNKEYVLITIKDNAGGIDTNIIDKIFDPYFTTKHESIGTGISLYLTYKLVTESLEGNIYVKNKDKGAKFYLEFPLFKIEGNDDEEI, encoded by the coding sequence TTGAAAAAGAATCTTATAATAAAATTTTCAATTTTATATTTTCTTATTACAACTTTATTAATAACATTATATGTTTTACAATATGAAAAAAATATTATAAATTATCTTGACAAAAAAACAAACCAACACCTATTACAATTTAAAGCGATATATGATGAATATAAAGTATTATCAAACTTAATATTTGATACAGATATTAATACTGACCAAACTATAAATATCTTTAAAAAAGCATACAAATCTGATGAATTGGAAAAAAATAAAATAAGAGAAAAGTTATTAAATCATTTAGCTTTAAAATATGAAAAATTAAAAATATATAACCTAAAGCAACTACATTTTCACCTTCCAAATAATGAAAGTTTTTTAAGAATGCATAGACCTAAAAAATATGGCGATAATTTAACTGATATAAGGTCAACAGTAAAATATGTTAATGAATATAAAAAATATATTGATGGATTTGAAGAGGGTAGAATTTTTAATGGTTTTAGATTTGTATATCCTTTATTTACAAAAGAAAATGAACATATAGGAAGTGTAGAAATATCTTTTAGTGTTTTAGCAATGGTTGAGACTATGTATAGAACATACGATCTAAATTTGAGTTTTTTGATAAGAAAAGATATTGTTGAGAAGAAACTTTTTAAAGATGAACTTCACAACTATATAGATAGTCCAAATAAAGATTTCTATTTTGAAAAATCAATTTATAATAAATATCCACCTATTAGTACATCAACAAATTCTAAAGACTATACTGACATATTAACTAAAGGAAAACCTTTTTCTGTTCTTGAAAATGATTTAAATATTGTTAAAACAATGATACCAATAAAAAATCCAATTTCAAAAGAAGTTGTTGCTGTGCTATGTATCTGTGAACCAGATAAATTTATGTTAAATGATAGAAATGAACTTGTTAGCAAAATAATAGTTTCATATTTACTTTTAGCCCTTGTATTTTTCTTATTTTATAAACAAGCATTGGGAAAAGACAAATTAATGAAGTTAAATAAAGAACTTGACAAAAAAGTTTCCTTAGAAGTTAGAAGAGGACGAAAACAAGATATACATATTTTCAACCAATCTAAGATGGCATCTATTGGTAGAATGATTACAAATATTTCTCACCAATGGAGACAACCTCTAAGTATAATTACAACTTGCGCAAGTGGTTTGAAAATTGAAAAAGAGATGAATATGTTAGATAATAAACACTTTGAAAGTTTTACTAACTCTATACTTAAACAAGCTGAGTATTTATCTAAAACTCTTGATAGTTTTAGGGAATATATTGAAGTTGATGATAAGAAAAAAGAGCCTATTGAGGTCAAAAATAATATGGATAAAATTTTAGAGTTTTTAAATCCAACATTTCGAGATAATAATATAGAAGTATTAAAAAAATATGATGAAGATGATATCTATATTTTTGCTGTAAAAAGTGAATTGATAGAGATTTTTAATGCCATATTAACTAACTCAAAAGATGCTTTTGAAAAAAATCAAAATATAAGCTCAAAAACTATAGATATCACAATAAGAAAAAAGAATAAAGAATATGTATTAATAACTATAAAAGATAATGCAGGAGGCATAGATACAAATATCATTGATAAGATATTTGACCCATATTTTACAACTAAACATGAATCAATAGGCACAGGTATCAGCCTTTATTTAACCTATAAACTTGTAACAGAGAGTTTAGAAGGAAATATCTATGTAAAAAATAAAGATAAGGGTGCTAAATTTTATTTAGAATTTCCTTTATTTAAAATAGAAGGTAATGATGATGAAGAAATTTGA
- a CDS encoding DnaJ domain-containing protein: MEYEEFEKAVDFFGILTNTSKKDLKKKYLKLSKKYHPDMPEGSEEKFKELQDNYELLNRYMDSFAYSFDEEEFKTQFPSFTNYKNWR, encoded by the coding sequence ATGGAATACGAAGAGTTTGAAAAAGCAGTTGATTTTTTTGGTATACTTACAAATACATCAAAAAAAGATTTGAAAAAAAAGTATTTAAAGTTATCAAAAAAATATCATCCTGATATGCCTGAAGGTAGTGAAGAAAAATTTAAAGAACTTCAGGATAATTATGAATTATTAAATAGATATATGGATTCATTTGCTTATTCTTTTGATGAAGAGGAGTTTAAAACTCAATTCCCATCATTTACAAATTATAAAAATTGGAGATAA